The sequence GTTAGTACATCGGGGAAGGGTAACATTGAGAACTAAACTTGCACCCACGAGACTATAAAATGTTGTAAGATTACAACTTCATTTCTGGCtttgaggaaaaaaagaaagcaaAGGACATGCCGTAGCTTATTGCAACCAAGATCGACTGCCCTGCAAACAGAAAACAGATGGCATGACCTTAGTGGACAAGCAATAAAACAAAAATCGAACAACATTGAATACCCATATGAGAACCAAACCAGAGGTGGGGTTGAAAAATTACCAAATTCAACATGGTTTGAAAATGTTGTATTATTAGGGTTTCCTTTTCGCAGCAGTAAAGACATGGAGAGGATAACAAGTCCACTTCCAATCTTTTCCCTAACTACTCTCTCCCCCATATCAAATGACCAAATCCCAGATATTCCTTGATGAAAGACAACATCTTCAATGACAACTTTGAGGAATAAGATGGTCCCCATCAAGAGTGTAATTTTGGCTATTTTTGTGTACTCATTAACGATGTTGACGAGGCAAGCCAGTGCATACAGGGGAATCCAGAAGTACCAATCTGAAACCCAAAAACAGAAAGAGATCTACTGATGAGACACTTAGGAATCACAATTCTCAATAGCtatatgaagaaaatagaaaGGGTAATTACCAGGGTCATTGAATTGGAAAGACGCAGAGAGAGCAAAAAGAAAGGCCATTAATAGTGAAGAACAGCTAGGAACTGAAAATCTTGATGATGTCATGTGCATCTGAGGTTTTTGAGAAGATGATTCTGCTTCCATGTTGTATCTACTGGTCTTATTCATGTTGAGATTTGACTCCTCCTTTGCACTTGTGTCAGGAGGAAAGATTATCAAAGCCCATCATTGATAAACAAGGTTATTTTATTGTGAAATGAAGTTGACTAGGACTTTTAATTTGCATCACTTTCACAACTACGACTGACGACCACTATCGCTGTCAACCACTACTATCAGTCGCACCTATCACCtccattattataattatatccaCTGCATCACGTTGCCACCTCCATCAACCATTACTACCTACAGCCAATCTCTACTTACCAACGCACAATTAACCATCATATAATTCTTCAGTTACTGTCAACTACTAAAGTCAACCAACTTCACCGCCACCACATCAGTCGCCGCAATCATGACTATCACCGCAATTATTACTCACCGCTAACACCTATCATTATCACTACCATCACTACAAACCATCTCCACCATCGCTAGCAAATATAAATACTTCGTTTTCTAATATTTAATTGTCTTGTTTTTATTtagatatatttataaataaataaatcacacACGGttaaatattaaaaacaattACTCTTAATTATTCATTGTTCAAAGAACATCTCAATTATTCAATCGTGCATTTAGATTCAACCGTTTTAATGTTAATTAGAGAAAACAAATGAGAATATAGCTATGGACAGTGCCCTCTTTATTTACTACACGAGCTTTGAATACTTGAGAGTTGAGATAGATAGTGGAAGAATAATGAGCCAAACTCTCAACATGAATCTTCCTCTTTTAATTCATGGGTAGTAGTTGAGTATAGCGGGAGCTTTATTGCATATATTCAATTAGAAGAACAATACCATAATATTGTGGTATATTTAGGCTTTTTCtgtataaataattaatttggcAATTAAACAAGATTCTTAAATAAAGTCCAATTCCTACGATGAAGAGATTGAGGCTGTATTGAATTAGAGGGGCACATAGATTTTGTAAGATACCtcatccccaccccacccccacccccacccccaccccacatGGAACATATAGGAATTAGAATGACAGGAAATGCCAATAAATGGGGTCAATATTATAAGTAGCAAAGAGAGATATGATATATGCTAGTAGCTTAAAGAAAGTGGACTTCTTTTTGTACACTACTACTCATGACGAGAACGTGCTGCTTTTTCTCTTTATAATTATTCACAGTCATCATCACTTTGCACATCCTATAATTGCACGTCACTAGCAACAATGAGCCATGGTCCATGTTCCTATAAAGATAACTTTGGTCCCCATTTCCCCTATTCTATTTTGAATTTTCCTCAAAGTTCTATTGTATTGCACCAGGAGTGTCAAACGGGCCGGTCCAGAAccggcccttctattttaaccgggttgagggtcGGTTTTGACGCTAGATGGGCCGGGCCGGGTCCAAccgtaaaaaaattaaaattcatcctAATCCGCCCACTTAAttcaacccggtcaaacccaccaaaactcGGTTAAAAACCGGTtaaacccgtttaaaaaataaataaaaaattcaatatacactacaattatatacactcTATgcactccaatatacactatatacactccaatatacaatatatatttttaaaagaatatataaacaattacacatatatacgtaccattcaatatataattatatatgactatacgtactactttaaataaaacatatactataatagtataatatatatatacactacaatatatatatatatatacttatatactaatttataaaatatatacacatttatacgttaaatatatatgcttatagaagatatagacacatatatacgcaccattcaatatttatgtactacttgtctactttaaataaaacatatactacaatatatatatatatatatatatacatagttacATACtgttttataaaacatatacgcatgtatacgttaaatatatactactttagaagatatatacacatatatatgcaccattcaatatatatgtactactttaaataaaatatatactacaatatacatatatataNNNNNNNNNNNNNNNNNNNNNNNNNNNNNNNNNNNNNNNNNNNNNNNNNNNNNNNNNNNNNNNNNNNNNNNNNNNNNNNNNNNNNNNNNNNNNNNNNNNNcaacaatatgtatatatacatagttacatactaatttataaaacataaacacttgtatacgttaaagatatacgtctattgaagatatatacacatatatacaccccattcaatatatatatactactttaaataaagtatatactacaatatatatatatatatatatatatatatatatacttacatactaatttataaaacatatacacttgtatacgttaaatatatactactttggaagatatatacacatatatacacaccattcaataaatatgtactgctttaaataaaatatatactacaatatacatatatatatacaacaatgtatatatatatatatatagttacatactaatttatagaacatatacacttgaatacgttaaagatatacgtctatagaatatatacacacatatatacgcaccattcaataatatgtactactttaaataaagtatatactacaatacatatatatatatatatatatatgtatatacttatatactaatttataaaacatatacatttgtatacgttaaagatataagtctttagaagatataaacacatatatacgcaccattcaatatatatgtactactttaNNNNNNNNNNNNNNNNNNNNNNNNNNNNNNNNNNNNNNNNNNNNNNNNNNNNNNNNNNNNNNNNNNNNNNNNNNNNNNNNNNNNNNNNNNNNNNNNNNNNNNNNNNNNNNNNNNNNNNNNNNNNNNNNNNNNNNNNNNNNNNNNNNNNNNNNNNNNNNNNNNNNNNNNNNNNNNNNNNNNNNNNNNNNNNNNNNNNNNNNNNNNNNNNNNNNNNNNNNNNNNNNNNNNNNNNNNNNNNNNNNNNNNNNNNNNNNNNNNNNNNNNNNNNNNNNNNNNNNNNNNNNNNNNNNNNNNNNNNNNNNNNNNNNNNNNNNNNNNNNNNNNNNNNNNNNNNNNNNNNNNNNNNNNNNNNNNNNNNNNNNNNNNNNNNNNNNNNNNNNNNNNNNNNNNNNNNNNNNNNNNNNNNNNNNNNNNNNNNNNNNNNNNNNNNNNNNNNNNNNNNNNNNNNNNNNNNNNNNNNNNNNNNNNNNNNNNNNNNNNNNNNNNNNNNNNNNNNNNNNNNNNNNNNNNNNNNNNNNNNNNNNNNNNNNNNNNNNNNNNNNNNNNNNNNNNNNNNNNNNNNNNNNNNNNNNNNNNNNNNNNNNNNNNNNNNNNNNNNNNNNNNNNNNNNNNNNNNNNNNNNNNNNNNNNNNNNNNNNNNNNNNNNNNNNNNNNNNNNNNNNNNNNNNNNNNNNNNNNNNNNNNNNNNNNNNNNNNNNNNNNNNNNNNNNNNNNNNNNNNNNNNNNNNNNNNNNNNNNNNNNNNNNNNNNNNNNNNNNNNNNNNNNNNNNNNNNNNNNNNNNNNNNNNNNNNNNNNNNNNNNNNNNNNNNNNNNNNNNNNNNNNNNNNNNNNNNNNNNNNNNNNNNNNNNNNNNNNNNNNNNNNNNNNNNNNNNNNNNNNNNNNNNNNNNNNNNNNNNNNNNNNNNNNNNNNNNNNNNNNNNNNNNNNNNNNNNNNNNNNNNNNNNNNNNNNNNNNNNNNNNNNNNNNNNNNNNNNNNNNNNNNNNNNNNNNNNNNNNNNNNNNNNNNNNNNNNNNNNNNNNNNNNNNNNNNNNNNNNNNNNNNNNNNNNNNNNNNNNNNNNNNNNNNNNNNNNNNNNNNNNNNNNNNNNNNNNNNNNNNNNNNNNNNNNNNNNNNNNNNNNNNNNNNNNNNNNNNNNNNNNNNNNNNNNNNNNNNNNNNNNNNNNNNNNNNNNNNNNNNNNNNNNNNNNNNNNNNNNNNNNNNNNNNNNNNNNNNNNNNNNNNNNNNNNNNNNNNNNNNNNNNNNNNNNNNNNNNNNNNNNNNNNNNNNNNNNNNNNNNNNNNNNNNNNNNNNNNNNNNNNNNNNNNNNNNNNNNNNNNNNNNNNNNNNNNNNNNNNNNNNNNNNNNNNNNNNNNNNNNNNNNNNNNNNNNNNNNNNNNNNNNNNNNNNNNNNNNNNNNNNNNNNNNNNNNNNNNNNNNNNNNNNNNNNNNNNNNNNNNNNNNNNNNNNNNNNNNNNNNNNNNNNNNNNNNNNNNNNNNNNNNNNNNNNNNNNNNNNNNNNNNNNNNNNNNNNNNNNNNNNNNNNNNNNNNNNNNNNNNNNNNNNNNNNNNNNNNNNNNNNNNNNNNNNNNNNNNNNNNNNNNNNNNNNNNNNNNNNNNNNNNNNNNNNNNNNNNNNNNNNNNNNNNNNNNNNNNNNNNNNNNNNNNNNNNNNNNNNNNNNNNNNNNNNNNNNNNNNNNNNNNNNNNNNNNNNNNNNNNNNNNNNNNNNNNNNNNNNNNNNNNNNNNNNNNNNNNNNNNNNNNNNNNNNNNNNNNNNNNNNNNNNNNNNNNNNNNNNNNNNNNNNNNNNNNNNNNNNNNNNNNNNNNNNNNNNNNNNNNNNNNNNNNNNNNNNNNNNNNNNNNNNNNNNNNNNNNNNNNNNNNNNNNNNNNNNNNNNNNNNNNNNNNNNNNNNNNNNNNNNNNNNNNNNNNNNNNNNNNNNNNNNNNNNNNNNNNNNNNNNNNNNNNNNNNNNNNNNNNNNNNNNNNNNNNNNNNNNNNNNNNNNNNNNNNNNNNNNNNNNNNNNNNNNNNNNNNNNNNNNNNNNNNNNNNNNNNNNNNNNNNNNNNNNNNNNNNNNNNNNNNNNNNNNNNNNNNNNNNNNNNNNNNNNNNNNNNNNNNNNNNNNNNNNNNNNNNNNNNNNNNNNNNNNNNNNNNNNNNNNNNNNNNNNNNNNNNNNNNNNNNNNNNNNNNNNNNNNNNNNNNNNNNNNNNNNNNNNNNNNNNNNNNNNNNNNNNNNNNNNNNNNNNNNNNNNNNNNNNNNNNNNNNNNNNNNNNNNNNNNNNNNNNNNNNNNNNNNNNNNNNNNNNNNNNNNNNNNNNNNNNNNNNNNNNNNNNNNNNNNNNNNNNNNNNNNNNNNNNNNNNNNNNNNNNNNNNNNNNNNNNNNNNNNNNNNNNNNNNNNNNNNNNNNNNNNNNNNNNNNNNNNNNNNNNNNNNNNNNNNNNNNNNNNNNNNNNNNNNNNNNNNNNNNNNNNNNNNNNNNNNNNNNNNNNNNNNNNNNNNNNNNNNNNNNNNNNNNNNNNNNNNNNNNNNNNNNNNNNNNNNNNNNNNNNNNNNNNNNNNNNNNNNNNNNNNNNNNNNNNNNNNNNNNNNNNNNNNNNNNNNNNNNNNNNNNNNNNNNNNNNNNNNNNNNNNNNNNNNNNNNNNNNNNNNNNNNNNNNNNNNNNNNNNNNNNNNNNNNNNNNNNNNNNNNNNNNNNNNNNNNNNNNNNNNNNNNNNNNNNNNNNNNNNNNNNNNNNNNNNNNNNNNNNNNNNNNNNNNNNNNNNNNNNNNNNNNNNNNNNNNNNNNNNNNNNNNNNNNNNNNNNNNNNNNNNNNNNNNNNNNNNNNNNNNNNNNNNNNNNNNNNNNNNNNNNNNNNNNNNNNNNNNNNNNNNNNNNNNNNNNNNNNNNNNNNNNNNNNNNNNNNNNNNNNNNNNNNNNNNNNNNNNNNNNNNNNNNNNNNNNNNNNNNNNNNNNNNNNNNNNNNNNNNNNNNNNNNNNNNNNNNNNNNNNNNNNNNNNNNNNNNNNNNNNNNNNNNNNtatatatatatatatatatatatatagttagttagttagttagttagttagttagttagttatatactaatttataaaacatatacacatataaactactttagatttagaagatacacacacatatatatatagttatataccattcaatatatacaccactttaaataaaagtataaaatatatgctacttaatataataaattaataatacttgatagtaaattaataatgtattaaaactaagtttttaatttcagtttgtgaaattctgaattttcaaaaataagaaaaaagaaaaaaaccttAACCGGACCGAGACCGGCGGGGCCAAACCGGGTTGGGTCCAGGCCGGGTTAACCAGGCCCAAATCAAAAACCCAACCGGACCGGGACCCAGACCCCTAAAGCCCTTGGGTttaccgggccgggtcaaacTGGACTGGTTTAATTATGTGGGCCGGTTCAGACTGGTTCGGGCCGATTTTAACCGGCTCCGTTTGACACCCTTAAATTTGCACCCTCCTTTAGTTGTTGTACTATTCTTTCACTTTGATGTGATCCAAATTGCACATCTTGTCATCTTCTTCACGGATATTTCATGAAGCATTGAAATTTAAGCCTAAAGCTACACAATTCATCAGGAAAGATATGAGTATATGTGTATTTTCACTCAGAAGAATTAGAGAAGATACTCGTAATTACACCTAAATTTGGATTGAATAAAGATGTAGACTTGATTTTCTCTTTGCACGTTATTAATAGTAGGAAAGTAGAGACAGCTCAACtctaaaagtaaaaatatcatataatgagatgtataaattaaaaaataattacgaTTTAAATCATGACCTCTTGACTGTATATTGAATTGTTTTGAAAGGTAACTTGTATAATTGAGAAGCAAACATATAGTATAGCTGTCATATATGTGAAGTGAAAAAAAGTCTATGGATCATGATGCTTCAAAGAAATTCGTTACTTTGTTTAAATAGTACTTGATGTGTTTTTTTAAGTTGTAAGGTAGTAACGTTTGTAATGGATTAGTGCCAGTTAATTAAACGTCAATTAATCATCGTCCCACTCCATTGTAATAAACAATTAATATTAAACATTTAACTTATGTTTAATGTCAATAATTTGTCTAGCTACTAGTCATCAATTTTGTTGGCTAAATTCCAACCATGACAAAAATCATCTTTATGCAAGTTACtcttcacaaaaaaaaaacaaaaaaccaatTAATTAATCTTTGTATACGGACTCTACATTTTTGTAGTTAGTGAGTGGAAAtagaaaagagttgaaagagaaacttgtACTATATTTTAAATACGGAAAAGGCCTAAAATGCCGTTTAATTGTGTAAAATAGTGTAAAAATATCCCTGTTTATCTATTGGGCATaaaatgttctttttgtttaTCTATTAGGCCAAAAATGTCCTTCTCACTTACCTATTTTACCTAAAATGttctttttatctatttattaggcctattttgcccttttatttagaCAAATTGCATGAAATGGTTATCCTTAAAACTTATTATCAATTcattttaatttaagagatatattttcaatcttcaaattaaaagtgagGAAGATGATCTCTACtttcaaatctttctctcttatattcaaaatttaaatatttttaaataaactaagtattccattatttgctcgtgcatgttttattttgttttcatgtatgttaatcatctagtattattttattatcgtgtattttaaattctaatgtaattgtttttataattttttatggatacatatttatgaaataaaaatcattatgttggaagtacaaatataccatgtattttattgtataaatataatttatgtcgaagtcagattattattatattgttgaTATAATTATGGGAAAAGTATTCATGGTATATCTCATTACGTCGGAAGTActtttcttattaaaaaattatttattaaatataaatatatatttccagtattacatggtataaactttttatatctaaaatataccatgtatgttt comes from Capsicum annuum cultivar UCD-10X-F1 chromosome 2, UCD10Xv1.1, whole genome shotgun sequence and encodes:
- the LOC107860367 gene encoding uncharacterized protein LOC107860367, coding for MNKTSRYNMEAESSSQKPQMHMTSSRFSVPSCSSLLMAFLFALSASFQFNDPDWYFWIPLYALACLVNIVNEYTKIAKITLLMGTILFLKVVIEDVVFHQGISGIWSFDMGERVVREKIGSGLVILSMSLLLRKGNPNNTTFSNHVEFGQSILVAISYGMSFAFFFSSKPEMKL